From Toxorhynchites rutilus septentrionalis strain SRP chromosome 2, ASM2978413v1, whole genome shotgun sequence, a single genomic window includes:
- the LOC129765385 gene encoding uncharacterized protein LOC129765385, whose protein sequence is MSIPRWVGDTATVKSIQLHGLCDASEKAYGACIFVRTVEDNDTVSTHLLISKSRVAPLENLKRKNRRQSIPRLELSSALLLSHLHEKVMASIHIEVKSYFWTDSMIVKCWLTSAPSRWKEFVANRFSEIQHLTSEGVWNHVMGVENPADIISRGMTPAQLQYQSSWRHGPVWLQLDESNWPQPIPIQEEELDKSIMEEKKVITVVLHAINPTANRNRRKHGFITAEERDEALKILVRLSQKEAFPQEFADLSKGEQVQESSRISSLHPQITDGTICVGGRLQHALL, encoded by the exons ATGTCCATTCCTCGTTGGGTCGGAGACACCGCAACTGTGAAGTCCATACAACTTCACGGATTATGTGATGCATCAGAGAAGGCATATGGGGCATGTATATTTGTAAGAACCGTCGAGGACAACGATACTGTTTCAACACACCTCTTGATTTCAAAATCACGGGTAGCCCCTCTGGAAAATCTCAAAAGAAAAAATCGTCGGCAGTCCATTCCTCGACTTGAGTTATCTTCAGCACTGCTTCTTTCACATTTGCACGAGAAAGTGATGGCCAGCATCCACATCGAAGTCAAGTCATATTTCTGGACGGATTCGATGATCGTAAAATGTTGGCTTACTTCAGCACCATCCAGGTGGAAGGAATTCGTTGCGAATCGATTCTCCGAAATACAGCACCTGACGAGTGAAGGAGTTTGGAATCATGTAATGGGAGTTGAAAACCCTGCTGATATTATTTCCCGGGGCATGACTCCAGCGCAGCTACAATATCAATCCAGTTGGAGGCATGGGCCTGTTTGGTTACAGCTGGACGAATCGAATTGGCCCCAACCCATCCCAATCCAGGAGGAAGAATTAGACAAGTCAATTATGGAAGAGAAAAAAGTCATCACAGTAGTTCTACATGCAATCAACCCAA CTGCTAACCGGAATCGTCGCAAGCATGGATTCATCACCGCTGAAGAACGCGACGAAGCACTGAAAATTTTAGTTCGTCTGTCCCAGAAAGAAGCATTTCCACAGGAGTTTGCTGACTTATCCAAGGGTGAACAGGTTCAGGAGTCCTCTAGAATAAGTTCACTTCATCCGCAGATAACAGACGGAACTATTTGTGTTGGCGGCCGGTTACAGCATGCGCTGTTGTGA
- the LOC129765571 gene encoding zinc finger protein 37-like yields the protein MEPERTMCRLCLKTSKPASMILLNDNENFVSAIRQIANVEVIVRPDHAVHMCHSCHSLLEQCVEFRQSCIDNDSIFRKMYSEANTEHVKPEESLPTDAVVKLEGKDKNISSDYNNVSTESEDINHTGSDNNNEESGKERLAEQKRRKRKCKTDNASDTQKTRYKSRKDARKVQCQYCGVMIVHYNLAKHQEIHNPDRPKFCCPQCPKFYTDTRKLKLHINATHTRDKLYACDRCGKVYGRPASLREHYIASHTDIKRYECKLCGQKFARAAMRTHHYKIMHTTNRPWACEYCDKTFKLKGDWTIHTRTHTGEKPFKCDICYKTFNKSYNVVIHKKSHRNDKKDSPNKSLEIS from the exons ATGGAACCAGAGCGAACCATGTGTCGATTATGCCTCAAAACATCAAAGCCTGCATCGATGATTCTGTTGAATGATAACGAGAACTTCGTCAGCGCAATTCGTCAAATCGCAAAtgtggag GTGATTGTACGACCGGATCACGCTGTTCACATGTGTCACAGCTGCCATTCGTTACTTGAGCAATGTGTGGAGTTCCGCCAGAGCTGCATTGATAATGACAGTATTTTCCGGAAGATGTATTCTGAAGCCAACACAGAGCACGTCAAACCGGAAGAATCCCTGCCAACAGACGCGGTTGTAAAACTCGAAGGAAAGGATAAAAATATTTCGTCTGACTACAATAACGTTTCCACAGAGTCAGAAGACATAAATCACACCgggagtgataacaataatgagGAATCTGGTAAAGAGCGACTGGCGGAACAAAAACGACGAAAGAGAAAATGCAAAACGGATAATGCTTCGGATACACAGAAAACGCGATACAAATCTCGGAAGGATGCGCGTAAAGTCCAATGTCAATATTGCGGCGTTATGATTGTTCACTATAATCTCGCTAAGCATCAGGAGATTCACAACCCGGATCGACCCAAGTTTTGCTGTCCCCAGTGTCCAAAATTCTACACCGATACAAGAAAGCTGAAGCTACACATAAACGCAACGCATACGCGCGATAAATTATACGCTTGTGACCGTTGTGGCAAGGTTTACGGACGGCCCGCTTCACTGAGAGAACATTACATCGCTTCACACACCGATATCAAGCG ATATGAGTGCAAATTATGTGGACAAAAGTTTGCCCGGGCGGCAATGCGGACTCACCATTACAAGATTATGCATACAACCAATCGACCATGGGCTTGCGAATATTGCGACAAAACGTTCAAACTAAA GGGTGACTGGACGATCCACACGAGGACACATACAGGCGAAAAACCGTTCAAATGCGATATTTGTTACAAAACCTTCAACAAGAGCTACAATGTGGTGATTCACAAGAAATCACATAGAAACGATAAGAAAGACAGTCCCAATAAATCGCTGGAAATATCGTAG
- the LOC129765383 gene encoding uncharacterized protein LOC129765383 — protein sequence MADLPPERVTPCIPFQRVGVDYCGPFWIAFPHRRARPTKCFVAVYVCLVTKAVHLELVADLTTQAFLASLKRFSSRRGKPSLVMCDNATNFVGARRELDELCTLFNNQQFPRTISAEAAESNIDFRFIPARSPNFGGLWESAVKSFKTLFKRTIGTHTLLYDEMQTVLTQIEAVLNSRPLTPVSNDPNDYEALTPGHFLIQRPLTAIPEPDLDDIPVNRLSAWQRTQYFMQCLWKKWSAQYLSNLQNRTKWTKERDNLTAGTMVLLKDENLPPLKWQLGRVVELHPGSDGNIRVVTVRTMEGIYRRAISKVCILPIRDNINASSEEN from the coding sequence ATGGCAGATCTTCCACCGGAAAGAGTCACTCCTTGCATACCATTTCAGCGAGTTGGAGTCGACTACTGCGGGCCGTTTTGGATTGCGTTTCCACATCGCCGAGCTCGTCCAACGAAATGTTTTGTAGCTGTGTACGTGTGCTTGGTTACAAAGGCagtgcacttggagctggtcgcTGACTTAACAACACAGGCTTTCTTGGCATCACTGAAACGCTTTTCATCACGCCGTGGCAAGCCCAGTCTGGTAATGTGCGATAATGCCACGAACTTTGTTGGAGCCAGACGAGAATTGGACGAGCTATGTACGTTGTTTAACAACCAACAATTCCCACGGACTATTTCTGCAGAAGCAGCGGAAAGCAATATTGATTTTCGGTTCATACCCGCACGTTCCCCAAACTTTGGAGGACTTTGGGAGTCAGCAGTTAAGTCCTTCAAAACATTATTTAAGCGGACCATTGGCACCCACACCTTGCTGTATGATGAGATGCAGACTGTTTTAACACAAATCGAAGCTGTGCTAAACTCGCGACCACTGACTCCGGTGAGCAACGATCCGAACGACTACGAAGCGCTAACACCGGGTCATTTCTTGATCCAACGACCTTTAACTGCGATTCCTGAACCTGATTTGGACGACATACCTGTGAATAGATTGTCTGCTTGGCAACGGACGCAATATTTTATGCAATGCTTGTGGAAGAAATGGTCGGCTCAGTATCTCTCGAATCTACAGAACCGCACTAAATGGACGAAAGAACGCGATAATTTGACTGCTGGGACTATGGTGCTgttgaaagatgaaaatttaCCACCATTGAAGTGGCAACTTGGGCGGGTAGTGGAGTTGCATCCCGGATCTGATGGTAATATTCGTGTTGTTACCGTACGCACAATGGAAGGAATATATAGGCGTGCAATATCCAAAGTCTGTATCTTGCCCATCCGTGATAACATTAATGCATCATCAGAGGAGAACTAG